The Geitlerinema sp. PCC 9228 genome contains a region encoding:
- a CDS encoding DcrB-related protein yields MSISQKEDHKYLIKVIQKIVSLVSITTAVILVSLLNVYTLPKNFHLQCFEYLQTRLIQWESFKNSNCSVMLKYPNFWEYELQDQFWGPFVAVFSNPNEFNTKVSVSLETLTKLMSLEDYADSKEKEIKIHSKNSKILERKYTTISNRKAVKITYTYINSNRNRTSIKREVIVTLYEKKAYLLSFEAKIEKFSESYFIFKNIKRSFQISSNFCKKKR; encoded by the coding sequence TTGTCTATTTCCCAAAAGGAAGACCATAAATATCTTATAAAAGTTATCCAGAAAATTGTAAGTTTAGTTTCGATAACTACAGCAGTTATACTAGTTTCTCTCTTGAATGTTTATACACTTCCTAAAAACTTTCATCTTCAGTGTTTTGAGTATCTTCAAACCCGCTTGATTCAATGGGAAAGTTTTAAAAACAGTAATTGTAGTGTAATGTTAAAGTACCCTAATTTTTGGGAATACGAGCTTCAAGATCAATTTTGGGGACCATTTGTTGCAGTTTTTAGTAATCCAAATGAATTTAATACAAAAGTTTCAGTAAGTCTAGAAACTTTAACTAAGTTAATGTCATTAGAGGACTATGCGGATAGTAAAGAGAAAGAAATCAAAATACATAGCAAAAACAGCAAAATATTGGAAAGAAAATATACAACAATATCAAACAGAAAAGCAGTAAAAATAACCTATACTTATATTAACAGCAACCGTAATCGAACATCAATAAAAAGAGAGGTGATCGTAACTCTTTATGAGAAAAAAGCATACTTACTTTCTTTTGAAGCCAAAATCGAAAAATTTTCTGAATCTTATTTTATATTTAAAAATATCAAAAGAAGTTTTCAAATATCATCAAATTTTTGTAAAAAAAAACGATAA
- a CDS encoding COP23 domain-containing protein — protein sequence MKKTLQAFISFNILKFSIKIFMSYILLLFLGSPKAYPSNTFYCTVRNSVFTTMVRINSKKIPFIYWRFEDSINNLTPEERCKIASDNLQAAQDNNMLDQISYGYIEDQPTICIVDKKSEECNEPIIMLSPGTDPKSVLLQMLDLRGIVDGEVIEQNSRGRVYVNISEYISNIPPD from the coding sequence ATGAAAAAAACACTACAAGCTTTCATATCATTTAATATTCTTAAATTTTCTATAAAAATTTTTATGAGTTATATACTACTTCTATTTTTAGGATCCCCAAAAGCTTATCCTTCAAATACTTTTTACTGTACAGTGCGAAATAGTGTTTTTACTACAATGGTTAGAATAAACTCTAAGAAAATCCCTTTTATATACTGGAGATTTGAAGATTCTATTAATAATTTAACACCAGAGGAAAGGTGTAAAATAGCATCTGATAACTTGCAAGCAGCTCAAGACAATAATATGCTCGACCAAATTTCATATGGATATATAGAAGATCAACCAACAATCTGTATTGTCGATAAGAAAAGCGAGGAATGTAACGAACCTATCATAATGCTTTCCCCGGGAACTGATCCTAAATCTGTATTATTACAAATGCTCGACTTAAGAGGTATTGTAGATGGTGAAGTTATTGAACAAAACTCTCGGGGTAGAGTGTACGTTAATATTTCTGAATATATTAGTAATATTCCACCCGATTAA
- a CDS encoding tetratricopeptide repeat-containing serine protease family protein — protein sequence MRKTKDTSILNFFIETSPKIRVSIKLNFFLLIVFAILFCCNAKKITAGTTQSQNLILDKEKLVSQKKKSKLISQDVNQIMRETTVLIKKNRIVGSGVLVAAEGKKHYVLTAAHVLKHGSGYRIILENGEKYNAFIVIKKIPGLDLALLSFESINDYPIATLLNSSISSNPMNANFNAKASYIYNLRDSKSKNTPIISCGLLFGEPFASIIRQSTIYENDGYDLVYTNVTKQGLSGSPIFNDRGQVIGIHGRVEGDNLSNISSLSIGFSLGIPIQYFIKVINQTSLNLSLVTEKENIDTTYRSFFDGFENSTCSNSINPPGSTATAIEWGNYANSMLRSFQLQEALNAYNKALNNNYNGELYHFWYGRGITLILMGRINEAASNFNRALSLVDGMLIGREDSQHLIKTAKVLLLRFKAILEDNILNRIKIYRKALAIDQNNFQVWLSIAQALESLGRYSEALEAYNETLHIYPEFTESRLYKSIIYIKINKYNLAIEELSRAIKIDPRDPQLYALRSIVYEKIGNNEKSKEDREIIRQLVGQLGTRYVDHIIRTTRLLYASNTNPEDSLEHTIETTEVLVEGMRLNGVDILPFEFDISEVFGEVASSIRSFDNQSPNMDDISSDYFNRFLNNFIGSIVGAIENNSELNIEPEISDKILEIVKLQQEILNLNELENFDYKYSEFMNILGSFNTNENIVVFSEFYSTIKLNFLSAIYIKQLLKKNESPTIKINELKRRIANEVNHMITQKQNLSSTAIAYAFQSGFREELNNDERAVSDLTRARNLLQDVDSVLYFYRGLGFMVAGNFELAQQSIETSISLDTGSEKSQEFFDFSFFNHYELRVIIDNILYGKPN from the coding sequence ATGCGAAAAACAAAAGACACGAGTATTTTAAATTTTTTTATTGAAACCAGTCCAAAGATAAGAGTTTCAATAAAACTGAACTTTTTCTTATTGATTGTTTTTGCAATTTTATTTTGCTGCAATGCAAAAAAAATTACTGCCGGAACAACACAGAGTCAAAACTTAATTTTAGATAAAGAAAAATTAGTATCCCAAAAAAAGAAAAGTAAATTAATTTCTCAAGACGTAAATCAAATCATGAGAGAAACAACTGTTTTAATCAAAAAAAATAGAATAGTTGGTAGCGGTGTTTTAGTTGCAGCAGAAGGTAAAAAGCATTACGTTTTAACGGCTGCCCATGTTTTGAAACATGGTTCAGGGTATAGAATTATCCTAGAAAATGGCGAAAAATATAATGCATTTATAGTTATAAAAAAAATACCAGGCTTAGACTTAGCGTTATTAAGTTTTGAGAGTATAAATGATTATCCAATAGCTACTTTATTAAATAGTTCTATATCCAGCAATCCTATGAATGCTAATTTTAATGCTAAAGCGTCATACATATACAACTTAAGAGATTCCAAATCAAAAAATACTCCAATTATAAGTTGTGGTCTCTTGTTTGGAGAGCCCTTTGCATCAATTATACGTCAATCTACAATATACGAAAACGATGGATACGATTTGGTATACACAAATGTAACTAAACAAGGATTAAGTGGTAGTCCAATTTTTAATGATAGAGGTCAAGTAATTGGAATTCATGGTCGTGTAGAAGGAGATAACTTAAGCAATATTAGTTCACTTTCAATTGGTTTTAGTCTTGGAATACCAATTCAATATTTCATAAAAGTTATAAATCAAACTTCTTTAAATTTATCTTTAGTAACTGAAAAGGAAAACATAGATACTACATATAGATCTTTTTTTGATGGATTTGAAAATTCAACCTGCTCAAACTCCATTAATCCTCCTGGGTCAACAGCAACTGCTATTGAATGGGGGAACTATGCAAATTCTATGTTACGAAGCTTTCAATTACAAGAAGCTTTAAATGCATATAATAAAGCATTGAACAACAATTATAATGGTGAATTATATCATTTTTGGTACGGTAGAGGAATAACTTTAATTTTAATGGGGCGTATCAATGAAGCTGCAAGTAACTTTAATAGAGCTTTATCTTTAGTAGATGGAATGTTAATTGGTAGAGAAGATTCACAACATTTAATTAAAACAGCTAAGGTTTTATTACTTCGTTTTAAAGCAATTTTAGAAGATAACATATTAAACAGAATTAAAATATACAGAAAAGCATTAGCGATCGATCAAAATAATTTTCAAGTATGGTTATCAATTGCACAAGCATTAGAAAGTCTCGGCAGATACTCTGAAGCTCTTGAAGCATACAATGAAACTTTGCACATTTATCCTGAATTTACAGAATCAAGATTATACAAAAGCATTATTTATATTAAAATTAATAAATATAATTTAGCTATAGAGGAACTTAGTCGTGCTATTAAAATAGATCCCAGAGATCCACAACTTTATGCACTAAGGAGTATAGTTTATGAAAAAATTGGAAATAACGAAAAATCAAAAGAAGACCGAGAAATAATTAGACAATTAGTTGGTCAACTAGGAACTAGATATGTGGATCACATAATACGCACTACACGATTATTATATGCATCGAATACAAATCCAGAAGATTCTCTAGAACATACAATTGAAACCACTGAAGTTTTAGTAGAAGGCATGAGGTTAAACGGTGTTGATATTCTTCCATTTGAATTTGATATATCAGAAGTGTTTGGAGAAGTTGCAAGCTCAATTAGATCTTTTGACAATCAATCACCAAATATGGATGATATTTCATCAGATTATTTTAATAGATTTTTAAATAATTTTATAGGATCTATAGTAGGAGCTATAGAAAATAACAGCGAGCTAAATATAGAACCTGAAATATCCGATAAAATACTAGAAATTGTCAAATTACAGCAAGAAATACTAAATTTAAATGAATTAGAAAATTTTGATTATAAATATTCTGAATTTATGAATATTTTAGGGAGTTTTAATACAAATGAAAATATTGTTGTTTTTAGTGAATTCTATAGCACGATCAAGTTAAATTTTTTATCTGCAATTTATATAAAACAACTACTCAAAAAGAACGAAAGTCCTACAATCAAAATAAATGAACTTAAACGGCGTATAGCGAATGAAGTAAACCATATGATAACACAAAAGCAAAATTTATCTTCTACTGCCATAGCTTACGCTTTTCAAAGTGGATTTCGCGAAGAATTAAATAATGATGAAAGAGCTGTGTCGGACTTAACCAGGGCAAGAAATTTACTTCAAGATGTAGACAGTGTTTTATATTTTTACAGAGGCTTAGGCTTTATGGTGGCAGGTAATTTTGAATTAGCTCAGCAATCAATTGAAACTTCTATAAGCTTAGATACTGGTTCAGAGAAATCTCAAGAATTTTTCGATTTTAGTTTTTTTAATCATTATGAACTTAGGGTTATTATTGACAATATTTTGTATGGTAAGCCTAATTAA
- a CDS encoding ATP-dependent Zn protease, protein MMSQTTFNLVAIAIFVFTMASVFAPLLDYSQAIPAAGVFGLLGLLAADQWGFEGKGATLFVDWVARRSPEYCDRVAYHEAGHFLVAYLLDIPVTNYALTAWEAHRQGYPARGGVEFSDECFDTAQHKYLVAKSQWMSSPILKNYFTVWMAGIAAEKLVYEKAEGGGDDLQKLRAVLAATEPSSFNQKQKERLAREQARTLLQAHWKAYSLLVEAMKQRQPVSECYQLLERETGIQRLAA, encoded by the coding sequence ATGATGAGTCAAACGACTTTTAATTTGGTCGCGATCGCGATTTTTGTTTTTACCATGGCTAGCGTTTTCGCTCCTTTGCTGGATTACTCCCAAGCAATTCCGGCGGCAGGCGTGTTTGGCTTGTTGGGTTTGCTGGCAGCAGACCAATGGGGATTTGAAGGAAAGGGAGCTACCTTATTTGTAGATTGGGTAGCCCGGCGATCGCCCGAATATTGCGATCGGGTTGCCTATCATGAGGCAGGGCATTTTTTGGTTGCCTATTTGCTGGATATTCCGGTAACCAACTATGCGTTGACAGCTTGGGAAGCTCACCGCCAAGGGTATCCCGCTAGGGGAGGTGTTGAATTTTCCGATGAATGCTTCGACACAGCTCAGCACAAGTATCTGGTTGCCAAATCGCAATGGATGTCTTCGCCGATTTTAAAAAATTATTTTACAGTTTGGATGGCTGGTATTGCTGCAGAGAAGCTGGTTTACGAGAAAGCGGAAGGTGGCGGCGACGATTTGCAAAAGTTACGGGCGGTTTTAGCAGCTACGGAACCTTCTAGTTTCAATCAAAAACAAAAAGAACGCCTGGCAAGGGAGCAAGCTCGTACGTTATTGCAAGCCCACTGGAAAGCCTATTCTTTATTGGTGGAAGCGATGAAGCAGCGACAGCCGGTTTCCGAGTGTTACCAACTCCTAGAAAGGGAAACGGGCATTCAGCGATTGGCAGCCTAA
- a CDS encoding HAD-IA family hydrolase → METSKQISHVIYDLDGLLLDTESLHAQVNATLARAHGKTFTKALKSQMTGRPSIESAQLAVETLSLPLTAKEYMDRRNEYLFELFPRAKPMPGAVRLTYHLYRHGVPQAVATSTARYPFSLKTSRHQEWFSIFDCVVLGDDPAVKQGKPEPDIFTVTAERLQAPPETCLVFEDSPAGVLAARAAGMSVVVVPAADADRSLYPEGTVFLSSLADIDPSVWSLPAFEAS, encoded by the coding sequence ATGGAAACGAGCAAACAAATTTCCCACGTTATTTACGATTTAGACGGTCTGCTGTTGGATACGGAATCCTTACACGCTCAAGTAAACGCCACCTTGGCACGTGCCCACGGCAAGACATTTACGAAAGCGTTGAAATCCCAAATGACCGGTCGTCCTTCCATCGAATCGGCACAGTTGGCGGTGGAAACTCTTTCGTTGCCGCTGACGGCGAAAGAATATATGGATCGACGCAACGAATATTTGTTTGAACTGTTTCCCCGTGCCAAACCCATGCCTGGGGCAGTGCGGCTAACGTACCACCTTTACCGCCACGGTGTTCCCCAAGCGGTTGCCACCAGTACCGCTCGCTATCCGTTTTCTCTAAAAACCAGTCGCCACCAAGAATGGTTTTCGATTTTTGACTGCGTGGTGTTGGGAGACGACCCGGCGGTCAAACAGGGCAAACCAGAACCGGATATTTTTACGGTGACAGCGGAACGCTTGCAAGCACCGCCAGAAACTTGTTTGGTGTTTGAGGATTCTCCGGCTGGGGTGTTGGCAGCTAGGGCAGCGGGTATGTCGGTGGTGGTGGTACCGGCAGCGGATGCCGATCGCAGTTTGTATCCGGAAGGAACGGTCTTTTTGTCTTCTTTGGCGGATATCGATCCGTCGGTTTGGTCGCTACCAGCGTTTGAGGCGTCATAA
- a CDS encoding alpha-D-ribose 1-methylphosphonate 5-triphosphate diphosphatase yields MNEQIYTNYRLQLPDEEILGTLVVRDGAIADIQPGIVNQGKNGEGEILMPGSIELHTDNLEKCMSPRPGIEWPLEAAATYHDRDLIGAGITTVCDAIAIGDIKPGSRRLRDFAPAIDVIEKGQKEQKFAADHRLHLRCELSYESVCEVAEQYADNSLLTLISLMDHTPGQRQFVSIDKYKEYYMGKHGISAAEMEEFIRSRQQNQQRYAQQNRQALVNLTQQRGISLASHDDATADHVQEAVKDGAAIAEFPTTVEAAQTAHNRGLQVLLGAPNVVLGGSHSGNVAAMDLIAQGFGDILSSDYVPHSLLQSVFIVSEKTGKPLYETMRLVTSNPAKAIGLFGDRGSLEIGKRADLVCVRDDGNVPRLSAVIRSGKRVA; encoded by the coding sequence ATGAACGAACAAATTTATACCAACTATCGATTGCAGCTTCCCGATGAAGAAATTTTGGGAACGTTGGTAGTTAGAGATGGCGCGATCGCGGATATTCAGCCGGGTATAGTCAACCAAGGAAAAAATGGTGAAGGGGAAATTTTAATGCCTGGTTCGATCGAACTGCATACCGATAATTTAGAAAAATGTATGTCGCCGCGTCCGGGAATTGAATGGCCTTTAGAAGCAGCAGCCACCTATCACGATCGCGATTTAATTGGTGCGGGGATTACCACCGTTTGCGATGCGATCGCTATTGGAGATATCAAACCAGGAAGCCGGCGTTTGAGGGATTTTGCCCCCGCCATTGATGTTATTGAAAAAGGACAAAAAGAACAGAAATTTGCTGCTGACCATCGCCTGCATTTACGCTGCGAATTATCCTACGAAAGTGTTTGCGAAGTAGCGGAACAATATGCCGATAATTCCTTGCTGACTTTAATTTCTTTAATGGACCATACCCCAGGGCAACGCCAGTTTGTCAGTATTGACAAGTACAAAGAATATTACATGGGCAAACATGGCATTTCGGCAGCAGAAATGGAGGAATTTATTCGTTCCCGCCAACAAAACCAACAGAGATACGCCCAACAAAATCGCCAGGCTTTGGTGAATTTAACCCAGCAACGGGGCATTTCCCTTGCCAGCCACGACGATGCCACCGCAGACCACGTACAGGAAGCCGTCAAAGATGGCGCTGCGATCGCGGAATTTCCCACCACAGTCGAAGCCGCTCAAACCGCCCACAATCGGGGCTTGCAAGTATTGTTGGGGGCACCCAATGTGGTACTGGGTGGTTCCCATTCTGGGAATGTGGCGGCTATGGATTTAATTGCCCAAGGGTTTGGGGATATTTTATCTTCCGATTACGTTCCGCACAGTTTGTTACAATCGGTGTTTATCGTTAGCGAAAAGACAGGAAAACCATTGTACGAAACCATGCGTTTGGTGACCAGCAATCCCGCCAAAGCTATTGGCTTGTTCGGCGATCGCGGTAGTTTGGAAATAGGAAAACGGGCAGATTTGGTTTGCGTACGCGATGATGGAAATGTGCCGCGATTGAGTGCTGTTATTCGTAGCGGAAAGCGAGTCGCCTAA
- the phnL gene encoding phosphonate C-P lyase system protein PhnL, protein MVSESFHIATHQKNSPDETATFLLQARHLYKSFILHNQGGVELPVLQGVSLTVYPGECVALSGVSGSGKSTFMRSLYGNYGLDGGAIWVKHEGKWVNLPQLLPHELMEIRRKTIGYVSQFLRVIPRVPAIEVAAEPLLELGEQPEQAYQKVKEWFARFQLPERLWHLSPTTFSGGEQQRVNVARAFAVNYPIFLLDEPTSALDAANRQVIIDSIQEKKSQGCAIIGIFHDQDVRSQVCNCELVFER, encoded by the coding sequence ATGGTTTCGGAATCGTTTCATATAGCTACCCATCAGAAAAATTCCCCGGATGAAACAGCAACATTCTTATTGCAAGCTCGCCATTTATACAAGAGTTTTATCTTGCACAATCAGGGTGGTGTTGAGTTGCCGGTTTTGCAGGGGGTTTCTTTAACCGTTTATCCTGGGGAATGTGTGGCTTTGTCGGGGGTTTCTGGTTCTGGGAAATCTACATTTATGCGATCGCTGTATGGCAATTACGGTTTGGATGGCGGTGCGATTTGGGTCAAACATGAGGGGAAATGGGTAAATCTTCCCCAATTGTTGCCCCACGAACTCATGGAAATCCGTCGAAAAACCATTGGTTACGTCAGTCAATTTTTACGAGTAATTCCCCGAGTACCAGCCATTGAAGTAGCAGCAGAACCGTTGTTAGAACTGGGAGAACAACCAGAACAAGCCTATCAAAAAGTGAAAGAATGGTTTGCTCGTTTTCAGTTACCAGAACGGCTGTGGCATTTGTCGCCAACTACCTTTTCGGGAGGGGAACAACAGCGGGTAAATGTTGCCCGTGCGTTTGCTGTTAATTATCCTATTTTTTTGTTAGACGAACCTACATCGGCTTTGGATGCTGCCAACCGTCAGGTTATTATCGACAGTATTCAAGAGAAAAAATCTCAGGGATGTGCCATTATTGGGATTTTCCACGACCAAGATGTACGTTCTCAAGTTTGCAACTGCGAGCTGGTTTTTGAGCGATAA
- the phnK gene encoding phosphonate C-P lyase system protein PhnK yields MEPLLTVKNIQKEYGEIRACDRISFDLYPGQVLGIVGESGSGKTTLLNAIAGAISVENGSVRYTDKNGEVWEMLHIDESQRRHLMRTEWGFVRQNPQDGLRMGVTAGANVGERLLDLGVRNYGKIRSDAAYWLQQVEVDSDRLDGLPHTFSGGMQQRLQLARVLATQPRLVLMDEPTGGLDVSVQARLLDLLRSLVRTLNLSVILVTHDIGVVRLLAHRLLVMKNGEVVEAGITDRVLDDPSHAYTQQLVSATLTP; encoded by the coding sequence ATGGAACCGTTGTTGACTGTTAAGAATATTCAGAAAGAATATGGAGAAATTCGGGCGTGCGATCGCATTTCCTTTGATTTGTATCCGGGGCAAGTTTTGGGAATTGTTGGCGAGTCGGGTTCGGGGAAAACAACGCTGCTGAATGCGATCGCTGGAGCCATTTCTGTTGAAAATGGGAGCGTTCGATATACCGATAAAAATGGTGAAGTTTGGGAAATGTTGCACATTGACGAATCCCAACGCCGCCATTTGATGCGTACGGAATGGGGATTTGTGCGGCAAAATCCCCAGGATGGTTTGCGTATGGGTGTGACAGCGGGTGCCAATGTTGGCGAACGTTTGTTGGATTTGGGGGTACGCAACTACGGTAAAATTCGCTCGGATGCGGCTTATTGGCTGCAACAGGTGGAAGTTGACAGCGATCGCTTGGATGGATTGCCCCATACGTTTTCTGGGGGAATGCAGCAACGCTTGCAACTGGCGAGGGTCCTGGCGACGCAGCCTCGGTTGGTTTTGATGGACGAACCGACGGGGGGATTGGATGTTTCCGTACAAGCTCGTTTGTTGGATTTGTTGCGATCGCTGGTACGTACTTTAAATCTGAGTGTAATTTTGGTGACCCACGATATTGGTGTGGTTAGATTGCTTGCCCATCGGTTGTTGGTTATGAAAAATGGAGAAGTTGTAGAAGCGGGAATTACCGATCGAGTTTTAGATGACCCCAGTCATGCTTATACGCAGCAATTGGTGAGTGCTACGTTAACGCCTTAG
- a CDS encoding alpha-D-ribose 1-methylphosphonate 5-phosphate C-P-lyase PhnJ: MSVYQDTELGFNFAYLDEQTKRSIRRSCLKAIAIPGHQIPFSSREMPMSYGWGTGGVQVTASTIGQDDVLKVIDQGADDTTNAVNIRRFFAKVCGVKTTEKTNEATIIQTRHRIPETPLQPGQIMVYQVPIPEPLRWLEPSVAEAKKMHAWQEYGSMYVKLYEDITQYGAIATAYDYPVMVNDRYLMSPSPIPKFDNPKMNMSPALQLFGAGREKRIYAIPPYTKVKSLDFEDYPFSVQKWDHACGFCGSTESYLDEVVIDDQGTRMWICSDTDYCQSRQS; this comes from the coding sequence ATGTCTGTATATCAAGATACGGAATTGGGGTTTAATTTTGCCTATTTGGACGAACAAACCAAACGTTCGATTCGGCGGTCTTGTTTGAAAGCGATCGCGATTCCCGGGCATCAAATTCCGTTTTCTTCGCGGGAAATGCCTATGTCTTATGGATGGGGAACGGGTGGCGTTCAGGTGACGGCTTCCACGATTGGCCAAGATGATGTTTTGAAGGTAATTGACCAGGGGGCGGATGATACCACCAATGCGGTGAATATTCGCCGTTTTTTTGCGAAGGTTTGTGGTGTGAAAACCACGGAAAAAACCAATGAGGCAACGATAATTCAAACCCGCCATCGCATTCCGGAAACGCCTTTACAACCGGGACAAATTATGGTATATCAAGTTCCCATTCCAGAACCGTTGCGTTGGTTGGAACCGTCGGTGGCGGAGGCGAAGAAAATGCATGCCTGGCAGGAATACGGTTCTATGTATGTCAAGCTTTACGAGGATATTACCCAATATGGTGCGATCGCGACGGCTTACGATTATCCGGTTATGGTGAACGATCGCTATTTGATGAGTCCCAGTCCCATTCCCAAATTTGACAATCCCAAAATGAATATGAGTCCGGCTTTACAGTTGTTTGGGGCAGGGAGAGAAAAACGTATTTATGCCATTCCTCCCTATACAAAAGTGAAAAGTTTGGATTTTGAAGATTATCCGTTTTCGGTACAAAAATGGGACCATGCCTGTGGGTTTTGCGGTTCTACAGAAAGCTATCTCGATGAGGTGGTGATTGACGACCAGGGAACCAGAATGTGGATTTGTTCGGATACGGATTATTGTCAGTCTCGGCAGTCGTAG
- a CDS encoding carbon-phosphorus lyase complex subunit PhnI: MAYVAVKGGEKAIRNAEALLQAWRRGDPNTPELSLAQIQEQLTLAVNRVMCEGSLYDRELAALAIKQAWGDVVEAIFLLRAYRTTLPRWYYSQPIDTSQMQVHRRISSIFKDVPGGQQLGATFDYIHRLLDFKLAAEGNQPQPPETEDGDTTATSDMPPAIDALGAEGLIQPENATKKDSVDDLTRQPLNFPASREARLQNLARADEGFLLSLAYSTQRGYGKNHPFAGEIRVGEVEVAIFPEELGFEVAIAEIDITEVQMVNQFTGSKEVPPQFTRGYGLTFGYNERKAMSMALVDRALRSQELGESAESPAQNEEFVLSHSDNVEAQGFVQHLKLPHYIDFQAELNMLRDMRIRQKKDSQ; this comes from the coding sequence ATGGCTTACGTAGCCGTAAAAGGTGGCGAAAAAGCCATTCGCAATGCCGAAGCTTTGCTGCAAGCCTGGCGTCGCGGCGACCCCAATACGCCAGAGTTGAGTTTGGCACAAATCCAAGAACAATTGACTTTGGCTGTCAATCGTGTCATGTGCGAAGGCAGTTTGTACGATCGCGAACTTGCCGCACTAGCCATCAAACAGGCTTGGGGAGATGTGGTCGAGGCGATTTTTCTACTGAGAGCCTATCGCACCACATTACCGCGTTGGTACTACAGCCAGCCCATCGATACCAGCCAAATGCAGGTCCATCGCCGCATTTCCAGCATCTTTAAAGATGTTCCCGGCGGGCAACAACTGGGGGCAACGTTTGATTACATACACCGTTTGCTGGATTTTAAATTGGCTGCCGAAGGAAACCAACCCCAACCACCGGAAACCGAAGACGGCGATACCACAGCAACCTCCGATATGCCACCAGCCATCGATGCTCTGGGGGCAGAAGGTTTGATTCAGCCGGAAAATGCTACGAAAAAGGATTCAGTGGACGATTTAACGCGACAGCCTTTAAATTTTCCCGCCTCTCGGGAAGCTCGATTGCAAAATTTAGCCCGTGCGGATGAAGGCTTTTTGTTGAGTCTTGCCTATTCTACGCAAAGAGGGTATGGAAAAAACCATCCTTTTGCTGGGGAAATTCGGGTGGGTGAGGTGGAAGTGGCGATTTTCCCGGAGGAGTTGGGTTTTGAGGTGGCGATCGCGGAAATTGATATTACGGAAGTGCAGATGGTGAACCAATTTACGGGTAGCAAGGAGGTGCCACCGCAGTTTACTCGGGGATATGGGTTGACGTTTGGCTATAACGAACGCAAGGCGATGTCGATGGCTTTGGTCGATCGGGCTTTGCGATCGCAAGAATTGGGCGAATCGGCGGAAAGTCCGGCTCAAAATGAAGAATTTGTGCTTTCCCATTCGGATAATGTGGAGGCTCAAGGGTTCGTGCAACATTTAAAATTACCCCACTATATTGATTTTCAGGCGGAGTTGAATATGTTGCGGGATATGCGGATTCGTCAAAAAAAAGATTCGCAGTAG
- the phnH gene encoding phosphonate C-P lyase system protein PhnH has protein sequence MTVQQPGFAQPITDAQQTFRELLTALSQPAQPRPLPIRLQPPTGLNNGCAVACLTLLDLETQVWLQPGFSAQVREWLLFHTGCRFSDSPPAADFAIIGDSLAMPALSAFCPGTALDPERSTTLFVQLPSFAQSPNLPTVSCSGPGILHPCELSLVGMPPDFWQQWQQNTRRYPLGVDIVFFTEEQVLGLPRTTQVSL, from the coding sequence ATGACAGTGCAACAACCAGGGTTTGCCCAACCCATAACCGACGCCCAACAAACCTTCCGCGAATTGCTAACAGCCCTATCCCAGCCAGCTCAACCCAGACCCCTGCCCATACGCTTGCAACCCCCAACCGGTCTCAACAATGGATGTGCCGTTGCTTGCCTGACCCTGCTGGATCTGGAAACCCAAGTCTGGCTGCAACCGGGATTTTCCGCCCAAGTTCGCGAATGGCTGCTATTTCACACCGGCTGTCGTTTCAGCGATTCCCCACCAGCGGCTGACTTTGCCATTATTGGCGATTCCCTTGCCATGCCAGCACTATCTGCCTTTTGCCCCGGTACGGCACTCGACCCGGAACGCTCGACCACATTATTCGTACAACTACCGAGTTTTGCCCAATCTCCCAATCTTCCCACCGTTTCCTGTAGCGGACCGGGAATTTTGCACCCATGCGAGCTTTCCCTAGTGGGCATGCCACCAGACTTTTGGCAACAGTGGCAGCAAAATACCCGTCGCTACCCCCTCGGCGTAGATATCGTTTTCTTTACCGAAGAGCAAGTTCTGGGTTTGCCCCGTACCACCCAGGTCAGTTTGTAG